One window of Sphingobacteriales bacterium genomic DNA carries:
- a CDS encoding SRPBCC domain-containing protein: MENLLTYDWSRFVKRVTINAPTQDIYDAWATRKGLENWFLRIAEFKSPEGRVLADNEAATTNDSYVWYWHGWDDTVLERGKVLGANGKDSFSFEFGDEGIVSVHIFQEEGINIVELIQEKILTDEEYKVRYHLGCSTGWTFYLSNLKSILEGGIDLRNRNLNIKNVVNS, from the coding sequence ATGGAAAATTTACTGACTTATGACTGGAGCCGGTTTGTTAAACGGGTTACAATTAATGCCCCTACTCAGGATATATACGATGCCTGGGCAACAAGAAAAGGGCTTGAAAACTGGTTTTTGAGAATTGCAGAGTTTAAATCACCTGAAGGAAGGGTTTTAGCTGATAATGAAGCCGCAACTACAAACGACTCTTACGTTTGGTATTGGCACGGTTGGGATGACACTGTGTTAGAACGGGGAAAAGTGCTCGGTGCCAACGGCAAAGATTCTTTTAGCTTTGAATTCGGCGATGAAGGCATTGTCTCTGTCCATATTTTTCAGGAAGAAGGAATAAATATAGTAGAGCTGATTCAGGAAAAAATTCTGACTGACGAGGAGTACAAAGTAAGATACCATCTCGGTTGTTCAACCGGATGGACATTTTACCTTTCCAATCTTAAATCCATTTTAGAAGGCGGCATAGACCTTCGCAACAGAAACCTGAATATTAAAAATGTGGTGAACTCCTGA
- a CDS encoding 2-oxoacid:ferredoxin oxidoreductase subunit beta, which yields MITETTVTTNNSAELLKAKDFATDQEVRWCPGCGDYSILKQVQTVIAELGLKREEVAIVSGIGCSSRFPYYMETYGMHSIHGRATAVASGLRIANPNLSVWVVTGDGDGLSIGGNHLLHILRRNFDLNILLFNNQIYGLTKGQYSPTSEQHKVTKSTPLGSIDFPVNPIAFAMGANATFIARAMDRDPKHLQEMVKRCYHHKGASFLEIYQNCNIFNDGAFEVFTDSATKKEATLFMKQDEPLVFGQNNDKGIVLDGYTPRVVNLLNGDISANDLWIHNEADLVKAQILSRFFDLPQELNEKDFLPRPFGVFYVESSRPTYEELLHLQINQAIQFKGEGDLDELIAGKVTWLHE from the coding sequence ATGATAACAGAAACTACCGTTACAACAAACAACAGCGCTGAATTGCTGAAAGCCAAAGATTTTGCAACCGACCAGGAAGTGAGATGGTGTCCGGGATGCGGGGATTATTCAATTTTAAAACAGGTACAGACAGTAATCGCAGAGCTTGGGCTGAAAAGGGAAGAGGTTGCCATTGTTTCCGGTATCGGCTGTTCGTCCCGTTTTCCGTATTATATGGAAACTTATGGAATGCACTCTATTCACGGTCGAGCAACCGCGGTAGCTTCCGGATTGAGGATTGCAAACCCCAACCTTAGCGTTTGGGTGGTAACAGGAGACGGAGATGGTTTGTCAATAGGCGGCAATCATCTGTTGCATATTCTTCGCCGCAATTTTGACCTCAATATTTTGTTGTTTAACAATCAAATTTATGGGCTGACTAAAGGGCAATACTCACCTACATCAGAACAACATAAGGTAACCAAATCCACACCGTTGGGATCCATTGATTTTCCGGTTAACCCCATTGCTTTTGCTATGGGGGCAAATGCCACGTTTATTGCGCGTGCCATGGACAGGGATCCCAAACATCTTCAGGAAATGGTGAAACGATGCTATCATCATAAAGGAGCTTCGTTTTTGGAAATTTACCAGAATTGTAATATTTTTAACGACGGGGCTTTTGAGGTGTTTACAGACAGCGCTACCAAAAAAGAGGCGACCCTTTTTATGAAACAGGACGAACCACTTGTATTTGGCCAAAACAACGACAAAGGCATCGTGCTGGATGGCTATACACCGCGAGTGGTAAACCTTTTAAATGGAGATATTAGCGCTAACGATTTATGGATTCACAACGAAGCAGACTTAGTCAAAGCTCAAATTTTGTCTCGATTTTTCGACCTGCCACAAGAACTGAATGAGAAGGACTTTTTACCGCGTCCTTTCGGAGTTTTTTATGTCGAGAGCAGCCGCCCAACCTACGAAGAATTGTTGCATTTGCAGATAAACCAAGCCATACAATTTAAGGGGGAAGGTGATCTTGACGAACTGATAGCCGGCAAAGTAACCTGGTTACATGAGTAG
- a CDS encoding DinB family protein produces the protein MELDLTKRESQRLTEMINKAMQQITRFSSEEWEFREKPGKWSKKEILGHLIDSAANNHLRFVRAQLAESEFISFNYEQDFYVSCQQYQQSKVENLLLLWSAYNHHIAHIMNHINPEKLNLVCKIGNYEPVSLGFLVKDYVDHLAHHLKQLY, from the coding sequence ATGGAATTAGATTTGACAAAACGGGAATCGCAGCGATTGACCGAGATGATTAACAAGGCAATGCAGCAAATCACCCGCTTTTCAAGCGAGGAGTGGGAGTTTCGGGAAAAACCGGGAAAATGGAGTAAAAAAGAAATTCTCGGACATTTGATTGACAGTGCTGCCAACAATCACCTGCGCTTTGTCCGCGCTCAATTGGCTGAATCTGAGTTTATCTCCTTTAATTATGAACAGGATTTTTATGTTTCCTGCCAACAATACCAACAAAGCAAGGTGGAAAACTTACTGCTGCTATGGTCTGCATATAATCATCATATTGCCCATATTATGAACCATATCAATCCGGAAAAGTTAAATCTTGTCTGTAAAATAGGCAACTACGAACCGGTCAGCCTTGGTTTTTTGGTAAAAGATTATGTGGATCATTTAGCGCATCATTTGAAACAGTTATACTAA
- a CDS encoding cytochrome-c peroxidase has product MFPRQNNSFSLLLFVLAMQLLTACKEEDTQPDISLFLPSNFPAPVYDVASNPVTSEGFALGKKLFYDPILSRDSTIACGSCHIPYSSFSHVAHSVSHGIDDKLGIRNAPPVMNMLWHTTFFWDGGVHTLDLVPFNAIQNPVEMDENIANVYEKLSRQPIYRQMFKDAFGSEDINTQTFAKALSQFSIMLVSANSKYDKYMRNETGGQMTVEELEGLELFKQKKCNSCHSTDLFTDFSFRNNGIAEDLSIDKGRYLVTLNPGDMGRFKVPSLRNLSHTYPYMHDGSLNTLEAVLNHYAEGVHYTETLDTLLIQSDNTYGIPMTVSERQKIIVFLKTLNDPGFNNDPRFAE; this is encoded by the coding sequence ATGTTCCCGCGTCAAAACAATTCGTTCTCCTTATTATTGTTTGTTCTTGCAATGCAGTTACTCACTGCTTGCAAAGAAGAAGATACCCAACCTGATATTTCTTTGTTTTTACCCTCTAATTTTCCTGCTCCGGTTTATGATGTTGCATCAAACCCTGTAACTTCTGAAGGGTTTGCATTGGGCAAGAAATTGTTCTACGACCCTATACTTTCCCGAGACAGCACCATAGCCTGTGGCTCTTGTCATATACCTTATTCCAGTTTTTCACATGTTGCTCATTCGGTTAGTCATGGAATTGACGACAAACTTGGCATCCGCAATGCTCCTCCGGTGATGAATATGCTTTGGCATACTACTTTTTTTTGGGATGGGGGAGTACATACCCTTGATTTGGTGCCTTTCAATGCTATTCAAAATCCTGTGGAAATGGACGAAAACATCGCCAATGTATATGAAAAGTTGAGCCGCCAACCGATATATCGCCAAATGTTTAAGGATGCTTTTGGTTCTGAAGATATTAACACTCAAACTTTTGCCAAAGCACTGTCTCAGTTCAGTATCATGCTTGTGTCTGCCAATTCAAAGTATGACAAATACATGCGCAACGAAACCGGTGGACAAATGACCGTTGAAGAACTGGAAGGGTTAGAGTTGTTTAAACAAAAAAAATGCAATTCCTGCCATTCGACGGACTTGTTTACCGATTTTTCATTCAGGAACAATGGAATAGCTGAAGATTTAAGTATTGACAAAGGGCGATATTTAGTAACCCTAAACCCCGGGGACATGGGCAGGTTTAAAGTGCCTTCATTGCGAAACCTGTCGCATACTTATCCATATATGCACGACGGCAGCCTCAATACTTTGGAAGCGGTGTTGAATCACTATGCAGAAGGGGTACATTATACTGAAACGCTGGATACGCTTTTAATTCAATCAGATAATACTTATGGCATCCCAATGACAGTTTCGGAGCGACAAAAAATTATAGTTTTTCTGAAAACACTGAACGATCCCGGGTTTAACAACGACCCGAGATTTGCCGAATAG
- a CDS encoding DUF1028 domain-containing protein produces the protein MKTTCFLHLCLVLLFNSIQLIAQDTFSIVAVDELTGQVGSAGASCIDDSAISGGVSIIGRLYPGRGVINTQSYWNSVNQNNAGVLINNGNSPAEIISWLETNDAQSNPGIRQYGIADFDPSGLPRTAAFTGANCFDYKNHITGPNYSIQGNILLGQEVLDSIEARFLNTEGELAVKLMAALQGAKLPGADTRCLDQGISSLSAYIRVANPSDLAGSYYLDLTIPNTPFLTDPITMLQNQFNVWQTTVAAGTLTSPQTIVIHAQPNPFSDFTVLEVSGLDVQNFSTQLMVYNVLGELVNSFPVNDKKVFIHAEALSNLTGIYFYRLSHNQTMAGSGKLILFR, from the coding sequence ATGAAAACAACCTGTTTCCTCCACCTTTGCCTTGTTTTACTTTTCAATTCAATTCAGCTTATTGCCCAGGATACCTTCTCGATTGTGGCCGTTGACGAGTTAACCGGGCAGGTGGGCAGTGCGGGGGCATCCTGTATTGATGATTCTGCCATTTCCGGTGGCGTTTCAATCATCGGTCGCCTTTATCCGGGAAGAGGGGTAATCAATACTCAATCGTACTGGAACAGTGTCAACCAAAACAATGCAGGGGTGTTAATCAACAACGGAAATTCTCCTGCCGAGATTATCAGTTGGCTGGAAACAAATGATGCACAAAGCAATCCCGGGATTAGGCAATATGGAATTGCAGATTTTGACCCTTCGGGCTTACCACGAACGGCTGCCTTTACCGGTGCAAACTGTTTTGATTACAAAAACCATATTACAGGACCAAACTATTCCATTCAGGGGAATATTTTGTTGGGGCAGGAGGTGCTCGATTCGATAGAAGCACGTTTTTTGAATACAGAGGGGGAGTTGGCCGTCAAACTCATGGCTGCACTTCAGGGAGCAAAACTCCCGGGGGCAGATACGCGGTGTCTTGATCAAGGTATCTCTTCTTTGTCCGCTTATATCCGGGTAGCAAATCCATCCGATTTGGCGGGAAGCTATTACCTCGATTTAACCATCCCCAACACCCCATTTCTGACCGACCCCATCACTATGCTCCAAAATCAATTCAATGTATGGCAGACAACCGTAGCTGCCGGCACTCTCACTTCTCCTCAAACCATCGTAATTCACGCTCAACCCAACCCATTTTCGGATTTCACCGTTTTAGAGGTATCCGGATTGGATGTTCAGAATTTTTCAACACAACTAATGGTGTATAATGTTTTAGGGGAATTGGTCAATTCGTTTCCGGTTAATGATAAGAAAGTATTTATCCATGCCGAAGCTTTAAGCAATCTGACGGGTATTTATTTTTATCGCTTAAGCCATAATCAAACAATGGCAGGCAGTGGTAAATTGATCCTGTTCCGTTAA
- a CDS encoding DinB family protein produces MEYNIAQSLLILERTPLILEQMLHGLPNEWILSNEGKDTFSPFDVVGHLIHGEKTDWIDRLEIILSDKPEKTFMPYDRFAQFKDSIGKSMEELLSEFKQLRQRNLKILRSKNLTANDFTKTGNHPALGTVTLKNLLATWTVHDLSHIAQISRVMAKQYKSEVGPWTEYLPILTR; encoded by the coding sequence ATGGAATACAACATAGCGCAATCGTTGTTAATTTTGGAACGAACACCTTTGATACTCGAACAGATGTTGCATGGTTTGCCTAATGAATGGATATTGAGCAATGAAGGAAAAGACACCTTCAGCCCGTTTGATGTAGTCGGACATTTAATTCATGGGGAAAAAACAGATTGGATTGACAGATTGGAAATTATTCTTTCAGACAAACCGGAAAAAACTTTTATGCCTTACGACAGGTTTGCACAGTTCAAAGATAGCATCGGTAAAAGCATGGAAGAGTTGTTGTCTGAATTTAAACAGTTGAGACAACGGAATCTCAAAATTTTGAGATCAAAAAACCTCACGGCAAATGATTTCACCAAAACCGGAAATCATCCGGCACTTGGAACAGTTACTTTAAAAAATTTACTTGCTACATGGACGGTTCACGACCTGAGTCATATTGCTCAAATTTCAAGAGTAATGGCAAAGCAATATAAAAGTGAAGTAGGACCATGGACAGAATATTTACCCATCTTAACAAGATAA